Proteins encoded in a region of the Acidobacteriota bacterium genome:
- a CDS encoding beta-lactamase family protein has protein sequence MRKWLLHASALFTVSTALASCAPAAAPEQDAALAGQVDALFLAQIRPDTPGCAVGVYRKGEIVLARGYGVASLEDGRPITPRSAFNLGSASKPFTTLAVFLLEQSGRLSMDDDVRKWMPELPDYGSPIRVRDLLQHTTGLRDFETLQVLSARPVANGAEFLGLMAAQRALNFDPSTTHEYSHSDYGLLGLIVERAAGVPFGEHMQRTVFGPLGMAGTFVDDGGAGARKDRAVGHSTTPRGLAVHFPSSQTFGGDNVYTSIDDLARWDRNFSSPTVGTAAMMARMASRPTLANGDTIPYAFGLRVDTYRGLRTVLRGGHPAGMQAWFMRFPDQEFTVATLCNSDNLEAFRFSEGVADLYLASVLTPVSARPPAPAAVTMTTQELQRYSGIYRSVDDPWDLLPIEVRNGGLGEVLFDDAADETFFPMTPAGDGRFFEIGTTGNVGIFVFRAPAVGTPLRLDVSWNGRSVEVMERVPDAEVWRPSTAALLEYSGAWFNPDLGAAWQFEARGDRLVWRRRGQPDLTVRPVTRDRFLRGLGVDSAVSVRMHFTRDSAGRLTELVVSTPPGEDSVQNLRFVRLPK, from the coding sequence ATGCGGAAGTGGCTGCTCCACGCGTCTGCACTGTTTACCGTCTCCACGGCACTGGCGTCTTGCGCGCCGGCGGCGGCCCCTGAACAGGACGCCGCACTCGCCGGGCAGGTGGATGCCCTCTTTCTTGCCCAGATCCGGCCCGACACACCTGGCTGCGCCGTTGGCGTCTATCGGAAGGGCGAAATCGTCCTCGCACGAGGGTATGGCGTTGCGAGCCTCGAAGACGGACGCCCGATCACTCCGCGCTCGGCCTTCAACCTGGGTTCCGCCTCGAAACCGTTCACAACACTCGCGGTGTTTCTGCTTGAACAGAGCGGCCGGCTCTCGATGGATGACGACGTACGCAAGTGGATGCCGGAGCTGCCGGACTACGGCAGTCCCATCCGCGTGCGCGACCTGCTGCAACACACCACCGGTCTCCGCGACTTCGAAACCCTGCAAGTGCTTTCCGCCCGGCCGGTGGCCAACGGTGCGGAGTTTCTCGGTTTGATGGCGGCGCAGCGCGCGCTGAATTTCGACCCCTCCACCACACACGAATACAGTCACTCCGACTACGGCCTACTAGGACTCATCGTCGAACGCGCGGCCGGCGTCCCGTTCGGCGAACACATGCAGCGCACGGTGTTCGGCCCGCTGGGGATGGCGGGGACGTTTGTTGATGATGGCGGCGCGGGTGCGCGCAAGGACCGTGCGGTGGGCCATAGCACAACGCCGCGGGGCCTGGCCGTGCACTTTCCGTCCTCGCAGACGTTTGGAGGCGACAACGTCTACACGTCGATCGATGATCTGGCACGGTGGGATCGGAACTTCAGTTCGCCGACTGTTGGAACGGCCGCGATGATGGCTCGCATGGCGAGTCGCCCAACCCTGGCCAATGGCGACACCATTCCGTACGCGTTCGGCCTTCGCGTGGATACCTACCGCGGACTGCGCACCGTTCTTCGCGGTGGGCACCCAGCGGGCATGCAGGCGTGGTTCATGCGTTTTCCCGATCAGGAGTTCACGGTTGCGACCCTCTGCAACTCCGATAATTTGGAAGCATTCAGATTCTCGGAAGGAGTGGCGGATCTCTATCTCGCGTCGGTGTTGACCCCGGTCTCCGCGCGGCCTCCGGCGCCAGCGGCCGTGACGATGACGACGCAGGAACTTCAGCGGTATTCGGGCATCTACCGGTCGGTCGATGATCCATGGGATCTGCTCCCCATCGAGGTCAGGAATGGTGGCCTGGGTGAAGTGCTGTTTGATGACGCCGCCGATGAGACGTTTTTCCCCATGACACCGGCAGGAGACGGCCGCTTCTTTGAGATCGGGACCACGGGCAACGTGGGCATCTTCGTCTTTCGAGCGCCGGCTGTTGGCACTCCGTTACGGCTGGACGTCTCCTGGAACGGACGTTCGGTTGAGGTGATGGAGCGAGTCCCCGACGCCGAAGTCTGGCGTCCATCAACGGCCGCGCTGCTCGAATACTCCGGCGCCTGGTTCAACCCGGATCTTGGTGCGGCATGGCAGTTCGAGGCGAGAGGCGACCGGCTCGTGTGGCGGCGGCGTGGACAGCCGGACCTGACCGTGCGTCCTGTCACGCGCGACCGTTTCCTGCGCGGCCTTGGGGTGGACAGCGCGGTGTCAGTGCGGATGCACTTCACTCGCGACAGTGCGGGCCGGCTGACGGAACTGGTGGTATCAACGCCGCCGGGCGAAGACTCAGTGCAGAATCTGCGGTTTGTGAGGCTTCCGAAGTAA
- a CDS encoding asparaginase: protein MNRYALGAASAIALYLTGSALVASEPTQSTATAGQAQTAQSPAAAPAVVLPKVYLFATGGTISNKVGGRLTVQELIASIPGLDRRVRAEGEQFANTSSSALTLEQWVDLAKRINARYKSDPELAGVVVTSGTDTLEELAYFLHLTVRDERPVVVVGSMRNPSTLGYEGAANLEDAFLTAAHPQSRGMGAVVVLNDEINSAREVTKTDALSLDTFQSGRYGVLGVVDASGVAYYRKTARRHSAQSEFDVTNLTTLPRVDIAWVYQGATGDVINALVDAGAKGVIIAGAGAGATSGTQGQGITYAIGKQVFVVTTTRAGAGRISVRPPRPGTTPVYSISGDDLTPIKARILLMLAIATTNDGRVIQRMFSEY from the coding sequence ATGAATCGTTACGCCCTCGGTGCTGCGTCCGCGATCGCTTTGTACCTGACCGGCTCCGCGCTGGTCGCCTCAGAGCCCACCCAATCCACTGCAACCGCCGGGCAAGCCCAGACCGCACAATCGCCGGCCGCCGCACCGGCCGTTGTGCTGCCAAAGGTCTACCTGTTCGCAACGGGGGGCACCATTTCAAACAAGGTCGGTGGACGCCTGACCGTGCAGGAACTGATTGCGTCCATTCCCGGTCTCGATCGCCGGGTGCGGGCCGAAGGCGAGCAATTTGCCAACACGTCGAGTTCCGCCCTCACGCTTGAGCAGTGGGTGGATCTGGCCAAGCGCATCAACGCGCGGTACAAGAGCGATCCCGAACTGGCGGGTGTGGTGGTCACGAGCGGCACCGACACCCTCGAGGAGCTCGCGTACTTCCTGCATCTGACCGTGCGCGACGAGCGTCCGGTGGTGGTGGTGGGATCGATGCGCAACCCGAGCACGCTTGGATACGAGGGCGCCGCCAATCTCGAAGACGCGTTCCTGACCGCGGCCCATCCGCAGTCGCGTGGAATGGGCGCGGTCGTGGTGCTCAACGACGAAATCAACTCGGCGCGCGAAGTGACAAAGACCGACGCGCTCAGTTTGGATACATTCCAGTCGGGCCGTTACGGCGTGCTGGGTGTGGTGGATGCGTCCGGAGTGGCGTACTACCGGAAGACCGCGCGCCGCCACTCGGCGCAAAGTGAGTTCGACGTGACGAACCTCACCACGCTGCCCCGCGTCGACATTGCATGGGTCTATCAGGGCGCCACGGGTGACGTCATCAACGCCCTGGTCGATGCGGGCGCAAAGGGTGTGATCATCGCCGGCGCCGGTGCGGGGGCCACGAGCGGCACGCAGGGTCAGGGCATCACGTACGCCATCGGCAAACAGGTGTTTGTGGTAACAACCACTCGTGCGGGTGCCGGGCGCATCAGCGTACGGCCCCCGCGCCCAGGCACAACGCCGGTCTACAGCATCAGTGGTGACGACCTCACGCCCATCAAAGCGCGAATCCTCCTCATGCTCGCGATTGCGACAACAAACGACGGCCGCGTGATTCAGCGGATGTTCTCCGAGTACTAA